From Pseudobdellovibrio exovorus JSS, a single genomic window includes:
- a CDS encoding iron-containing redox enzyme family protein, whose product MKTTFKNEISSLSEMMIHLPWENRKFYISFLTQTYYFVQHSTRLLALAAAHASLEEDSLHRRYSAHIAEEKGHEKIALNDLKKLGVENLEAKSITAKNLYETQYFKIEREHPASLFGYILALEGIASLICPLFIEKVYRAHGTESSRFLKLHVEEDPDHVDKALEAIASLPAQLQLLIQDNMRQSVRNYRALLEECVIQSQQVSQQTSVENYSEQLVN is encoded by the coding sequence ATGAAAACCACATTTAAAAACGAAATCTCATCTCTGTCAGAAATGATGATTCATCTTCCATGGGAAAATCGTAAGTTTTACATCAGCTTTCTAACTCAAACTTACTACTTCGTGCAACACTCAACCCGTCTATTGGCCTTAGCTGCTGCCCATGCTTCTTTAGAAGAAGACTCTTTGCATCGTCGTTATTCAGCCCATATTGCAGAAGAAAAAGGGCACGAAAAAATTGCGTTGAATGATTTAAAAAAATTGGGCGTCGAAAATCTAGAAGCAAAATCTATCACGGCTAAAAATCTATATGAAACCCAATATTTTAAGATTGAGCGAGAACACCCAGCCTCATTATTCGGATATATTTTAGCATTAGAAGGTATTGCGAGTTTGATCTGCCCTCTGTTTATCGAAAAAGTTTATCGCGCACATGGCACTGAGTCCTCACGTTTCTTAAAGCTTCATGTCGAAGAAGATCCAGATCATGTGGATAAAGCTCTTGAGGCTATAGCGAGCTTACCCGCTCAGCTTCAACTTCTAATACAGGATAATATGCGCCAATCTGTTAGAAATTACCGCGCTTTGCTGGAAGAATGTGTGATTCAATCACAACAGGTATCACAACAGACATCTGTAGAAAATTACAGTGAGCAGTTAGTGAACTGA
- a CDS encoding sensor histidine kinase has protein sequence MKTSMGDFLDCLDSSALILDTDDSIVKINKKLQEENKVFKFFHLKNDSYQLNQIEKEDWYKYLSICGTTGSAKFLIKSCFYECVMNRLSIEGNKLIMVQFFENRSLKEDVAEYFLNDFRLSQLKELGEIAAGIAHEINNPLTVVSARVQMLLQALKEKKTIPADVLEKNLDKVYTQAERIKKIVDGMRVFSRNSNYDERVLYNLKSIVEEAFSLVSGGMRDNGIEFRFNLQSNEKYISCKPTELIQVFVNLFNNSIYALSKTTFPTIDVHFVEDSQNYHIYFKDNGPGVPEDFDTKIFAPFFTTKPVGAGTGLGLSISNRIIQSYGGSLSLDRTHGNSCFYIKLPRAYPQDFPADGATDIYKYSS, from the coding sequence ATGAAGACTTCTATGGGTGATTTTTTAGACTGTTTGGATAGTTCGGCTCTGATCTTAGATACAGATGACTCTATTGTTAAGATCAATAAAAAACTCCAAGAAGAAAATAAAGTTTTCAAATTTTTTCATTTAAAAAACGACTCTTATCAATTAAATCAAATCGAAAAAGAAGATTGGTATAAGTATCTCAGTATTTGTGGCACTACGGGCAGTGCTAAATTTCTTATAAAATCCTGCTTTTATGAGTGTGTGATGAATCGTCTTTCGATTGAGGGTAATAAACTGATTATGGTTCAGTTTTTTGAAAACAGATCACTTAAAGAAGATGTGGCTGAATACTTCCTAAATGACTTTCGACTTTCACAATTAAAAGAGCTAGGTGAAATTGCGGCAGGTATTGCACATGAAATTAATAATCCTTTAACGGTCGTTTCAGCGCGTGTACAAATGTTGTTGCAAGCGCTGAAAGAAAAGAAAACTATCCCTGCAGATGTCTTAGAAAAGAACTTAGATAAGGTCTATACTCAGGCTGAGCGAATTAAAAAAATTGTCGATGGTATGCGGGTATTTTCACGTAACTCAAACTACGATGAAAGAGTTTTGTATAATCTGAAGTCTATTGTAGAAGAGGCCTTTTCCTTAGTTTCAGGTGGTATGCGTGATAATGGAATAGAGTTTCGCTTTAACTTACAAAGTAATGAAAAGTATATCAGTTGTAAACCCACAGAGCTGATTCAGGTTTTTGTGAATCTGTTTAACAATTCGATTTATGCTTTATCCAAAACAACATTTCCGACAATAGATGTACACTTTGTTGAAGATTCACAAAATTACCATATCTACTTTAAAGATAATGGGCCGGGTGTACCTGAAGATTTTGATACAAAAATATTTGCCCCATTCTTTACAACGAAACCAGTGGGTGCGGGAACGGGGTTAGGGCTGAGTATATCAAATAGAATTATTCAATCTTACGGAGGCAGTTTATCATTAGATAGGACTCATGGTAATAGCTGTTTTTATATTAAGCTACCGCGAGCTTATCCGCAGGACTTCCCCGCGGATGGAGCAACGGATATTTATAAGTACAGTTCTTAA
- a CDS encoding S8 family serine peptidase: MKLTNVVLSLALVLVAQSSFGAEYIVKYKNKQALNKMAAMQTESTGLQMKSLHEAGSFVTVAIKNKKHEARTLASIQADPNVEYVVENVTIRAFEAPVDGENLREQYALAKVNAVKAWERAGNRGNRSVLLAVIDTGVDYRHKNLAPNMVAGYDFRDNDSDPMDQTSAQNPGHGTHCAGIVGATGVVEGGIVGLSPEVSMMPLRFLGADGSGSLEGGIKSIDYAIEHGVHVISASWGASVSPANARPLVEAIERAEKAGIIFVTAAANDGKNNDRTDVYPANAPVSNVITVAASNSSDTKPSWSNYGKAKVHVSAPGDAIMSTVPGDKYSNMSGTSMATPLVAGLVAFLKAQDPALTGPEVKALMQTTGTKVQIETACNCRVDAFAAVDTLLSKKAWLVPTATTLAVDATQQVVMKNAVGAVQFESSNPAIVTVDATGLVKAVANGTATIKATDSTGAVAQSLDFNVGTSSGGSNPGEPGNPPGGGGDCPFGDEAMCQIICQIMPQAPWCQ; the protein is encoded by the coding sequence ATGAAACTGACCAATGTAGTTTTGTCGTTGGCGTTAGTATTGGTAGCTCAATCATCATTCGGAGCTGAATACATCGTTAAGTACAAAAACAAACAAGCACTTAATAAAATGGCAGCAATGCAAACTGAGTCTACAGGACTTCAAATGAAGAGCCTGCATGAAGCGGGTAGCTTTGTAACTGTTGCTATTAAAAACAAAAAACATGAAGCAAGAACTTTGGCATCTATCCAAGCAGATCCAAATGTTGAGTACGTTGTAGAAAACGTAACGATCAGAGCTTTTGAAGCCCCTGTTGATGGCGAAAACTTAAGAGAGCAATATGCTCTTGCTAAAGTTAACGCAGTTAAAGCATGGGAGCGCGCTGGTAATCGTGGTAACAGAAGTGTTCTATTAGCTGTTATCGACACTGGTGTTGATTACCGTCATAAAAACTTAGCTCCAAATATGGTTGCTGGTTATGACTTCCGTGATAACGATTCTGATCCAATGGATCAAACATCTGCACAAAACCCAGGTCATGGTACTCACTGTGCTGGTATCGTAGGTGCTACTGGTGTTGTTGAAGGTGGTATCGTAGGTTTGTCTCCTGAAGTATCAATGATGCCTCTTAGATTCTTAGGCGCTGATGGTTCTGGAAGCTTAGAAGGCGGTATTAAATCAATCGATTACGCTATCGAACATGGTGTTCACGTTATTTCTGCAAGCTGGGGTGCTTCTGTGTCTCCTGCGAATGCACGTCCACTTGTTGAAGCAATCGAAAGAGCTGAAAAAGCTGGTATTATCTTTGTAACAGCAGCAGCTAACGATGGTAAAAACAATGATCGTACTGATGTTTACCCTGCAAATGCTCCTGTATCTAACGTGATCACAGTAGCGGCTTCAAACTCATCAGATACAAAACCATCTTGGTCAAACTACGGTAAAGCAAAAGTTCACGTATCAGCTCCTGGTGATGCGATTATGTCAACTGTTCCAGGTGACAAATACTCGAACATGTCTGGTACTTCTATGGCGACTCCACTTGTTGCTGGTTTAGTAGCTTTCTTAAAAGCTCAAGACCCTGCATTGACTGGCCCAGAAGTTAAAGCATTGATGCAAACTACAGGTACTAAAGTTCAAATCGAAACAGCTTGTAACTGCCGTGTAGACGCTTTTGCTGCTGTGGATACTTTATTATCTAAAAAAGCATGGTTAGTTCCTACAGCAACAACTTTAGCTGTAGATGCAACTCAACAAGTAGTTATGAAAAATGCAGTGGGTGCAGTTCAGTTTGAATCTTCAAACCCTGCTATCGTAACTGTTGATGCTACGGGTTTAGTAAAAGCTGTTGCTAATGGTACTGCAACAATCAAAGCTACTGACTCTACTGGTGCTGTAGCTCAATCTTTAGATTTCAACGTTGGCACAAGCAGCGGTGGCTCTAACCCTGGTGAACCAGGAAATCCTCCAGGTGGCGGCGGTGACTGTCCATTCGGAGACGAGGCAATGTGCCAAATCATCTGCCAAATCATGCCTCAAGCACCTTGGTGCCAATAG
- a CDS encoding undecaprenyl-diphosphate phosphatase — MTFIEVLILSLIEGLTEFIPVSSTGHLILAGALMNIEPTTFTKAFDVIIQFGAILAVVYLYRDRLKWNPIFYRNVILAFIPTAIIGFLVKGHVEALLESTLTVAIFLILGGFVLIGIDSWFKNKPHRDLTPKSSVMIGLFQCIAMIPGVSRSAATIIGGQVAGLSREKAAEFSFILAIPTMGAATSYKLWKIRDIIDSSQAVNLSLGILFSFIFAIFAIKFFISVVNKFGFKYFGYYRIVLGLLVLLGLYTGVL, encoded by the coding sequence ATGACATTTATTGAAGTTCTCATACTATCGTTGATTGAAGGTTTAACCGAATTTATTCCCGTCTCGTCCACAGGCCATCTTATCTTAGCTGGTGCTTTGATGAATATCGAGCCCACCACATTTACAAAGGCTTTCGACGTCATCATTCAATTCGGCGCTATCTTAGCTGTTGTCTACTTATATAGAGATCGCTTGAAGTGGAATCCGATTTTTTATCGCAATGTCATATTGGCCTTTATTCCCACGGCTATCATTGGGTTCCTTGTTAAAGGACATGTGGAGGCTCTTTTAGAAAGTACACTGACAGTTGCTATCTTTCTTATTCTTGGTGGTTTTGTTCTTATCGGAATCGACTCGTGGTTTAAGAATAAGCCTCATCGCGACTTAACTCCGAAATCATCAGTGATGATCGGTCTTTTTCAATGTATTGCCATGATCCCAGGGGTTTCACGTTCTGCGGCCACCATTATCGGTGGACAAGTTGCCGGTCTTTCACGGGAAAAAGCAGCGGAATTTTCTTTTATTTTAGCTATCCCAACAATGGGAGCCGCCACTTCTTATAAGCTGTGGAAAATTCGTGACATTATTGACTCTTCACAAGCTGTGAATTTGTCATTGGGTATTTTGTTCTCTTTTATCTTTGCAATCTTCGCTATTAAATTTTTCATCAGCGTGGTGAATAAGTTTGGATTCAAGTATTTCGGTTACTACCGAATCGTACTTGGTCTTCTTGTTCTTTTAGGGCTGTATACAGGTGTTCTATGA
- a CDS encoding mechanosensitive ion channel family protein, translating into MSDINASIENGQKILSEEVQAFFNHVVWDMPTWKWLSLIGIFVGLYFLRMGLRYLLSRIKKMGFKVDPQTFTHYFIEQKIERPLSWILVSYLAMSAISSLQVLPSIESKLLFILKLIMIWNIIRTCYRAAEAFGMALNSWVRANSTPISNQLAPLVSKTIKVIVLVIGFLLTLQSFGVNVTTLLAGLGIGGIAIAFAAQDTVANLFGTITIILDDPFKIGDTIKIGETEGIVEEVGFRSTSIRTPYNSLLSIPNSVMAKERIDNLSKRKGWIRFRHILGFTYDATPQMLQSFCENLRYQLFQDESVDSKRIVVHFNSYGDSSLNVLVQFHYLLKSDETDPLRINNFLDLIYQVAADCGLSFAFPTRTIIVQQQNSPEESNRLLENRPPTT; encoded by the coding sequence ATGAGCGATATCAACGCTTCAATCGAGAATGGTCAAAAAATTCTTTCAGAAGAGGTTCAGGCTTTTTTTAACCATGTCGTATGGGATATGCCCACGTGGAAGTGGCTCTCTTTAATCGGCATCTTTGTCGGGCTTTACTTTCTACGCATGGGGCTTCGCTATCTTTTAAGCCGTATCAAAAAGATGGGCTTTAAGGTAGATCCTCAGACATTTACTCATTACTTCATCGAGCAGAAAATCGAACGCCCACTCAGTTGGATATTGGTTTCCTATTTGGCAATGTCCGCGATCAGCTCTTTACAAGTTCTACCTTCAATTGAAAGTAAATTACTTTTTATCCTGAAATTGATCATGATTTGGAATATCATTCGCACCTGTTATCGTGCCGCAGAAGCTTTCGGCATGGCCCTTAATTCTTGGGTTAGAGCGAATTCAACTCCTATCAGTAACCAGCTCGCACCTCTTGTCAGCAAAACAATCAAAGTCATTGTCTTGGTTATCGGTTTCTTATTAACACTGCAAAGCTTTGGCGTGAATGTCACAACACTCCTTGCCGGTTTAGGTATCGGCGGTATCGCGATCGCCTTTGCTGCACAAGATACTGTGGCTAATCTTTTCGGAACTATCACTATTATCTTAGATGATCCGTTTAAAATCGGTGACACCATTAAGATCGGCGAAACAGAAGGTATCGTTGAAGAGGTTGGCTTTCGTTCGACCAGCATTCGCACACCTTACAACTCTCTTTTATCTATTCCTAACTCGGTTATGGCTAAAGAGCGTATTGATAATCTGTCAAAACGAAAAGGCTGGATACGCTTCCGTCATATTCTAGGTTTCACCTACGATGCGACTCCGCAAATGCTACAGTCTTTCTGTGAAAATCTACGCTATCAACTGTTTCAAGATGAGTCTGTGGATTCAAAACGTATCGTGGTGCACTTCAACAGTTACGGAGACTCTAGCTTAAATGTATTAGTCCAATTTCATTACCTTTTGAAATCAGACGAAACAGACCCTCTTCGTATTAATAATTTCTTAGATCTTATCTATCAGGTCGCTGCTGACTGTGGTCTTTCTTTTGCGTTCCCAACACGAACTATTATCGTGCAACAGCAGAACTCGCCAGAAGAAAGCAATCGCCTACTGGAAAATCGCCCACCGACAACTTAG
- a CDS encoding PilZ domain-containing protein yields the protein MSSTWALHNALKAWTLYNLSESELRLLLLGLSENELKLAKICKKQDSEWQRVDKTQHAGLLTRQGLETYSSAEGYPAVHHDVGSACDTEYFVIKPNKVIQPRLHKRYEIVVPCTLVGSKEFLTETIDLSEGGLYFKDIIPSFIAGYFLVIVDGRYRLMCSLVEDQKEKKRVQIVSEESDAHFVQYKAWLSTL from the coding sequence GTGAGTTCAACTTGGGCGCTACATAACGCTTTAAAAGCGTGGACTTTATATAATCTCAGCGAATCCGAGCTGAGGCTTCTTCTATTGGGCCTTTCTGAAAACGAACTCAAACTAGCTAAAATCTGTAAAAAGCAAGATTCCGAATGGCAAAGAGTCGATAAGACTCAGCATGCGGGGCTGCTGACTCGTCAAGGGTTAGAAACCTATTCGTCAGCAGAGGGCTATCCCGCAGTTCATCACGATGTGGGTTCGGCTTGTGATACAGAGTACTTTGTTATTAAACCCAATAAAGTGATTCAACCGCGTTTACACAAACGCTATGAAATCGTGGTGCCGTGTACTCTGGTAGGGAGTAAAGAATTTCTAACAGAGACGATTGATTTGTCGGAAGGGGGATTGTACTTCAAAGATATAATCCCTTCGTTTATTGCAGGATACTTTTTGGTGATCGTAGATGGAAGATATCGCTTGATGTGTAGCCTTGTTGAAGATCAAAAAGAAAAGAAACGTGTTCAAATCGTTTCTGAAGAGTCAGACGCACACTTTGTGCAATACAAAGCGTGGCTCAGCACGCTTTGA
- a CDS encoding N-acetylmuramoyl-L-alanine amidase family protein, which translates to MKFIRTVFLYLLISVTTHAWSETSPFRVVIDPGHGGQDLGAVRDAYVESEIVLEISKKLKSQLESYPDIKVTLTRETARGIALRNRVQIANEQNADLFVSLHANTSNSDTVTGMEFYFNSPQAVNHSIADRDESKPLDNRDVIQKIRDDFAFYDKTSRSLKLTHTMMKKSAQPNTKSVIKRAPFLVIDHTLMPAVLIELGFISNKLEAKKLTSEDFQSEITRQLATAIIEYKEKGDKSSAVLDK; encoded by the coding sequence ATGAAATTCATTCGGACCGTATTTCTTTATCTTCTCATCTCGGTGACCACTCACGCATGGTCCGAGACAAGTCCCTTTCGAGTTGTCATTGATCCCGGCCATGGTGGACAAGACCTTGGAGCAGTTCGCGATGCCTATGTGGAGTCAGAAATCGTCCTCGAAATTTCAAAAAAATTAAAAAGTCAGCTTGAGTCCTACCCTGATATCAAAGTCACCTTAACTCGCGAAACAGCCCGTGGAATTGCATTAAGAAATCGTGTGCAAATCGCCAACGAACAAAATGCAGATCTTTTTGTGAGTTTACACGCCAATACTTCTAATTCAGATACAGTCACAGGTATGGAGTTTTATTTTAACTCTCCGCAAGCTGTAAATCATTCCATAGCGGATCGTGATGAAAGCAAACCTCTTGATAATCGTGATGTGATTCAAAAAATACGTGATGACTTCGCTTTTTACGACAAAACGTCTCGTAGTTTGAAGCTGACTCATACGATGATGAAGAAATCAGCTCAACCCAATACTAAAAGTGTTATCAAACGCGCACCTTTTCTTGTAATTGATCACACTCTTATGCCTGCGGTATTGATAGAGCTCGGATTTATCTCGAATAAGCTAGAAGCTAAAAAATTAACCTCTGAAGATTTTCAAAGCGAAATCACACGCCAATTGGCGACTGCTATTATCGAGTACAAAGAAAAAGGTGACAAAAGCTCAGCCGTGTTAGACAAATAG
- the rph gene encoding ribonuclease PH, giving the protein MTRHDSRRPDQLRKIKITPDVLDYAEGSVMIEFGQTRVLCAASYEAKTPSWLAGTGGGWVTAEYGMLPRSTHTRIKRDKSMTGGRTQEISRLVGRALRSCVNLKALGEKQITIDCDVINADGGTRTAAITGGFVALALAFKKLHALSEIKTIPLTHYISAISVGLYEDNQLVTPILDLNYQEDSEIGTDMNFVMTDKNEFIEIQGTAEEGTFSRQQLLDMMSLAEVGCQNLFAEQEKIIGSFFPLKR; this is encoded by the coding sequence ATGACAAGACATGATTCCCGCCGCCCAGATCAATTACGTAAAATCAAAATAACTCCAGATGTTTTAGACTACGCCGAAGGCTCAGTCATGATTGAGTTCGGACAGACACGCGTGCTCTGCGCTGCCAGTTACGAAGCTAAAACTCCATCATGGCTTGCCGGCACTGGCGGTGGATGGGTCACAGCTGAATATGGCATGCTGCCTCGTTCAACTCATACCCGCATTAAGCGCGATAAATCCATGACAGGTGGCCGCACGCAAGAAATTTCACGCCTTGTTGGCCGTGCTTTAAGATCATGTGTAAATCTGAAAGCTCTCGGAGAAAAACAAATCACGATCGATTGCGATGTCATCAATGCCGACGGAGGAACTCGCACAGCAGCGATCACAGGTGGTTTTGTGGCTTTGGCTTTAGCCTTTAAAAAGTTACACGCACTATCTGAAATTAAAACAATTCCATTAACTCATTATATTTCCGCTATTTCAGTTGGTCTTTACGAAGACAACCAACTGGTGACTCCGATCTTAGATTTGAATTACCAAGAGGATTCTGAAATCGGTACTGATATGAATTTCGTTATGACGGATAAGAATGAATTTATCGAGATTCAAGGGACTGCAGAAGAAGGTACTTTTTCAAGACAACAGCTTTTAGATATGATGTCTTTAGCCGAAGTGGGATGTCAGAATTTATTTGCCGAACAAGAAAAAATCATCGGCAGCTTCTTTCCGTTAAAAAGATAA
- the rdgB gene encoding RdgB/HAM1 family non-canonical purine NTP pyrophosphatase translates to MELWIATGNKGKLEEYKLTLNKVPEFKVYSQADLPHFTPRPEDGATFLDNARIKAKSVKALKSEHWILGEDSGLEVAGLNNLPGVHSARYAGPHARDSENTAKLLKMVQIRTAANRQAQFKCVTVVLTPQNEEWVFEGELKGQISLKATGTHGFGYDSIFIPDGETKTLAELGPAYKLQHSHRAHALAQFLDKLRSGSFII, encoded by the coding sequence ATGGAACTTTGGATTGCAACTGGGAATAAAGGCAAATTAGAAGAATACAAACTGACGCTGAATAAAGTTCCTGAGTTCAAAGTTTACTCTCAAGCAGATTTGCCTCACTTCACTCCTCGCCCTGAAGATGGCGCTACTTTTTTAGATAATGCTCGCATTAAAGCCAAGTCTGTAAAAGCATTGAAGTCTGAACACTGGATTTTAGGTGAAGACTCGGGGCTGGAAGTCGCAGGGCTTAATAATCTTCCCGGTGTTCACTCGGCTCGCTATGCGGGACCACATGCTCGCGACTCAGAAAATACGGCCAAATTGCTGAAGATGGTACAAATCCGCACAGCGGCCAATCGCCAAGCTCAGTTTAAATGTGTCACTGTCGTTCTGACTCCACAGAATGAAGAGTGGGTTTTTGAGGGCGAACTTAAGGGACAGATTTCTTTAAAAGCAACGGGAACCCATGGTTTTGGTTACGACTCTATTTTTATCCCTGATGGGGAAACAAAAACTCTTGCCGAGCTCGGCCCTGCCTATAAGCTACAACACTCGCATCGCGCCCACGCTTTGGCTCAATTTTTAGACAAATTGCGTTCAGGCTCTTTCATTATATAA
- a CDS encoding ribose-phosphate diphosphokinase codes for MSSLSNFKIFAGNSTKNLAQEVSRLLNVPLGQSQVNSFADGETQVEIKESVRGKHVFIIHSTCTPVNQNYVELFIMLDALKRASSASVTAVIPYYGYARQDRKVAPRAPISAKCMADLLTTAGADRVVSVDLHAAQIQGFFNCPFDHLFATPTLARAFKEQIGVGPYIVTVSPDAGGVERARAFAKRIESSLAIIDKRRSGPNEAKAMHLIGDVTNKTAVIVDDMIDTAGTLTQAVDSLLKNGAKRVFAVATHPVLSGPAVTRLIESQLEKVFVTDTIPLSEAALASGKLQVVSVAPVLAEAIKRIHDHDSVSSLFD; via the coding sequence ATGTCGTCGCTTTCGAACTTCAAAATCTTTGCTGGCAATTCAACTAAAAATTTAGCTCAGGAAGTCTCGCGACTGCTGAATGTCCCATTGGGGCAGAGCCAAGTGAACTCTTTCGCCGATGGGGAAACCCAAGTCGAGATCAAAGAGAGCGTGCGTGGTAAACATGTGTTTATCATTCACAGCACGTGCACTCCGGTAAATCAAAACTACGTTGAACTGTTCATCATGCTCGATGCGCTAAAACGCGCCTCTTCAGCCTCTGTAACAGCTGTGATTCCCTACTACGGATACGCTCGCCAAGATCGTAAGGTGGCTCCAAGAGCGCCGATCTCGGCAAAGTGTATGGCCGACTTACTGACGACAGCAGGAGCCGACCGCGTCGTCTCTGTCGATTTACATGCGGCCCAAATTCAGGGTTTCTTCAACTGCCCTTTTGATCACTTGTTTGCGACTCCAACCCTTGCCCGCGCCTTCAAAGAACAGATCGGTGTGGGACCGTACATTGTCACAGTGAGTCCAGACGCAGGTGGAGTCGAGCGTGCCCGTGCCTTCGCTAAACGTATCGAATCCAGCTTAGCCATCATTGATAAGCGCCGTTCTGGGCCAAATGAGGCAAAAGCCATGCATCTGATCGGGGATGTGACCAATAAAACAGCGGTTATCGTAGATGACATGATCGATACGGCTGGGACTCTGACACAAGCAGTTGACAGCCTACTTAAAAATGGGGCAAAACGAGTGTTCGCCGTTGCAACTCACCCTGTCCTTTCCGGTCCTGCGGTTACACGCTTAATCGAAAGTCAGCTAGAAAAGGTCTTCGTTACTGATACGATCCCTTTAAGTGAAGCGGCGTTAGCTTCTGGTAAACTTCAGGTCGTCTCGGTGGCACCGGTGTTGGCAGAAGCGATTAAAAGAATTCACGATCACGATTCTGTGAGTTCTTTATTTGATTAG
- a CDS encoding 50S ribosomal protein L25, translating to MKQKIELNIETRTSGRAGARGLRVRKMVPGVIYGAIENATVAVHVNDIVKYNTRAYENTLLTLKSDDSKLNGKVALLKEVVVHPLTRKPEHVDLFAIDLTKTVRVSVEVRVEGKAIGLAEGGLLNIVARQVEVECLPTAIPEALVVDVTNLNVGDSMHVSDIVVPEGVKMISRPEITIAAVVEQQEEAVAAPAAAAAAPAAAAADGKAPAAKK from the coding sequence ATGAAACAAAAGATCGAACTAAATATCGAAACAAGAACATCTGGTAGAGCTGGCGCACGCGGTTTACGCGTTAGAAAAATGGTTCCAGGGGTAATCTATGGCGCAATCGAAAATGCAACTGTAGCTGTACACGTAAATGATATCGTGAAGTACAACACTCGTGCTTACGAGAATACTCTTTTAACTTTGAAAAGCGATGACTCTAAATTGAATGGTAAAGTAGCTTTATTGAAAGAAGTTGTTGTTCACCCATTAACTAGAAAACCTGAGCACGTTGACCTTTTCGCAATCGACTTAACTAAAACAGTACGTGTTTCTGTTGAGGTTCGTGTTGAAGGTAAAGCAATCGGTTTAGCTGAAGGTGGATTGTTAAATATCGTTGCTCGTCAAGTTGAGGTTGAGTGTTTACCAACTGCAATCCCAGAAGCTTTAGTAGTTGATGTAACTAACTTAAACGTTGGTGATTCAATGCACGTTTCTGATATCGTGGTTCCAGAAGGCGTTAAAATGATTTCTCGTCCAGAAATCACTATCGCAGCAGTTGTTGAGCAACAAGAAGAAGCAGTTGCAGCTCCAGCAGCGGCAGCAGCAGCTCCGGCAGCAGCAGCGGCTGATGGAAAAGCTCCAGCAGCTAAAAAATAA
- the pth gene encoding aminoacyl-tRNA hydrolase: protein MYLVVGLGNPGSKYSLNRHNIGFMACDYWLKSLNGADYREEHKALTKRFKLNDLDVILAKPQTYMNKSGESVISLMNFYKIPKENLLVIHDDIDLPFASMKIHFNRGAGGQNGVKSISQVLGGNEYARLKLGVGRPPHPDFAVSDYVLGNFPKEEMAQMDQYLEAASDAIESFIFDGLTKASTKFNGPVKLT from the coding sequence ATGTACTTAGTTGTTGGCCTTGGAAATCCCGGTTCTAAATATTCATTAAATCGACATAACATCGGCTTTATGGCCTGTGACTACTGGCTTAAGTCTTTGAATGGTGCCGACTATCGTGAAGAGCATAAAGCACTCACTAAAAGATTTAAACTGAATGACCTTGATGTCATTTTAGCGAAACCACAAACCTATATGAATAAGTCTGGTGAATCTGTTATTAGCCTTATGAATTTCTATAAGATCCCTAAGGAAAACCTTTTAGTGATCCATGACGATATTGATCTGCCCTTTGCCAGTATGAAGATTCATTTTAATCGTGGGGCCGGAGGACAAAATGGGGTGAAAAGTATTTCCCAAGTCCTTGGTGGTAATGAATATGCCCGCCTAAAACTAGGAGTGGGCCGCCCACCCCATCCCGATTTCGCCGTCAGTGACTATGTTTTAGGAAACTTCCCAAAAGAGGAAATGGCTCAGATGGATCAATACCTAGAAGCTGCCTCAGATGCCATTGAAAGCTTCATCTTCGATGGGCTCACTAAAGCTTCGACAAAATTTAACGGACCTGTTAAGTTGACCTAG